Genomic DNA from Brassica rapa cultivar Chiifu-401-42 chromosome A04, CAAS_Brap_v3.01, whole genome shotgun sequence:
tattattctttaGAAGACGAAGCATGAGATCGATGACAACGCAATGCTCATTTCATCTGGTTTTTCTGTCCTTGCCTCAATTGGTTACTGTTACAGATGTTAATAAATGAGTAATTACCAATAGGATACCCTAAGTTTTTCCAAACTTTCAAACCCAAAACTTACTCTATTTGACTTAAGAGCATTTCTAAGAGCAATGTTACTTTTAGAGCATTTCTAAGAGCAATGTTACTTTTAAAGTTTAGTGAACTTTAAATTTGAGGTTTAAGAGCATGTCCAATGGTTAGAAGACAGACTTACAGTTTAACTACCGTGTTCAGTTACCAATCGGGCCCACTATATAATATTGTTTCCCTTCTTCGTTTATCGACGTTAGCATTAACAGTGTACTCCTTGCTCACAACTAAGTAGCTCATAACTTGTAATAGTTATAATACTAAATGTGATCTTATTAATTAACTGAATCAAACTAAGCCAATAGTTAGGAGTTCCACTAACATTAAAGAGTAGGCCATGTGTTTGATTTGTCGTCTCCCAATAGGAAGGAACCAAAAGCATCGGCTCAAGTGGAGGCCAGCAGTAAATCAGTAACCATATATACACACATTCATACATTTTAATGCAAGATAAGATAATAGCATTTCTGCCACGTGGCCTTAACATAGTGGTCAGTATCGATAAGGGTCTCAACACCTTTCTTTAATCATGTGGCAGTTAACGACGTTATCATGAAATCTGGACCCTCTGGTTATTAGGGCCTTTTCCTCTTGCGGTTCTCGTTATATATAGATAACCAAAGCGATAGACAAACAAGTAAGttaagagaaaagaagaagaagaagaagtagtaATGGCTTCCTCTATGCTTTCCTCCGCTGCTGTGGTTACCTCCCCGGCTCAAGCCACCATGGTCGCTCCATTCACCGGCTTGAAGTCATCCGCTGCATTCCCAGTCACCCGCAAAGCAAACAACGACATTACTTCCATTGCAAGCAACGGAGGAAGAGTTAGCTGCATGAAGGTAAATATCTCTAGAATAATTGCAGGCCTGTCCTTTATTACACGTAACTGGTGCATTCGAACATGAATCCCATTGAAAAGTGTATATAACGTACCTAGGATCAATAAATGtccaaaacaatatatacaAACGTGACTTAGTATTCACCAACTGGAAATGTGATTTAATTTGTAGGTGTGGCCAccagttggaaagaagaagtttgaGACCCTCTCTTACCTTCCTGACCTTACCGAAGTTGAATTGGGTAAGGAAGTCGACTACCTTCTCCGCAACAAGTGGATTCCTTGTGTTGAATTCGAGTTGGAGGTA
This window encodes:
- the LOC103863779 gene encoding ribulose bisphosphate carboxylase small chain F1, chloroplastic isoform X4 yields the protein MASSMLSSAAVVTSPAQATMVAPFTGLKSSAAFPVTRKANNDITSIASNGGRVSCMKVWPPVGKKKFETLSYLPDLTEVELGKEVDYLLRNKWIPCVEFDTGLFTVSTEAPPDTTMAVTGQCGSFPCSDALTLLKC
- the LOC103863779 gene encoding ribulose bisphosphate carboxylase small chain F1, chloroplastic isoform X2, whose amino-acid sequence is MASSMLSSAAVVTSPAQATMVAPFTGLKSSAAFPVTRKANNDITSIASNGGRVSCMKVWPPVGKKKFETLSYLPDLTEVELGKEVDYLLRNKWIPCVEFELEHGFVYREHGSTPGYYDGRYWTMWKLPLFGCTDSAQVLKEVQECKTEYPNAFIRIIGFDNNRQVQCISFIAYKPPSFTGA
- the LOC103863779 gene encoding ribulose bisphosphate carboxylase small chain F1, chloroplastic isoform X1, producing MASSMLSSAAVVTSPAQATMVAPFTGLKSSAAFPVTRKANNDITSIASNGGRVSCMKVWPPVGKKKFETLSYLPDLTEVELGKEVDYLLRNKWIPCVEFELEVIKTEHGFVYREHGSTPGYYDGRYWTMWKLPLFGCTDSAQVLKEVQECKTEYPNAFIRIIGFDNNRQVQCISFIAYKPPSFTGA
- the LOC103863779 gene encoding ribulose bisphosphate carboxylase small chain F1, chloroplastic isoform X3, producing the protein MASSMLSSAAVVTSPAQATMVAPFTGLKSSAAFPVTRKANNDITSIASNGGRVSCMKVWPPVGKKKFETLSYLPDLTEVELGKEVDYLLRNKWIPCVEFELEHGSTPGYYDGRYWTMWKLPLFGCTDSAQVLKEVQECKTEYPNAFIRIIGFDNNRQVQCISFIAYKPPSFTGA